Proteins found in one Lepisosteus oculatus isolate fLepOcu1 chromosome 22, fLepOcu1.hap2, whole genome shotgun sequence genomic segment:
- the LOC102696348 gene encoding chemerin-like receptor 1 isoform X3: MLTITCVLGLCGNGLVIWITGFKMKRTVNTTWFLGLAIADFVFCVFLPFTIVNVARDKDWLFDIHMCRALSFILLLNMYVSVFLLTVISVDRCAAVAFPVWSQNHRTVRVASFVVLVAWVSSTVLSLPSLLFRDIQPLHKKVLCIYNYKNSLGLPAHEMVVFMRFIVGFLIPFMLIVLCYSIIAWKLKRRNLAKSSRPLKIMVSIIVAFFICWVPFHGVHILEMYFCDERPVTCTILVSVAFNVASANSFLNPILYVFMGSEFQGILRQSIFFRLKKALAEDSQITARSSM; this comes from the exons ATGCTG ACAATAACCTGCGTACTGGGATTGTGCGGCAATGGTTTAGTGATCTGGATTACCGGCTTCAAGATGAAGAGAACAGTCAACACCACTTGGTTCCTCGGCTTGGCCATCGCTGACTTTGTGTTCTGTGTCTTCCTTCCATTCACCATCGTGAATGTAGCCAGAGACAAGGACTGGCTCTTCGACATTCACATGTGCAGGGCGCTCTCCTTCATCCTGTTGCTCAACATGTATGTCAGCGTCTTCCTCCTGACCGTCATCAGTGTGGACCGCTGTGCGGCGGTCGCCTTCCCCGTCTGGTCTCAGAACCACCGAACCGTGAGAGTGGCGTCCTTCGTGGTGCTggttgcgtgggtttcctctactGTTCTGAGCCTCCCTTCGCTTCTTTTCCGGGATATTCAGCCCCTTCACAAGAAAGTCCTGTGCATATACAACTACAAGAACAGCTTGGGGCTCCCGGCTCATGAAATGGTTGTGTTCATGAGGTTCATTGTCGGTTTCCTTATTCCTTTCATGCTGATAGTTCTCTGCTACAGTATCATCGCCTGGAAGTTAAAGAGGAGGAATCTTGCCAAATCCTCCAGACCTCTCAAAATCATGGTGAGCATTATTGTGGCTTTTTTTATCTGCTGGGTGCCTTTTCATGGGGTACATATCCTCGAGATGTATTTTTGCGATGAAAGGCCCGTAACTTGCACGATTCTTGTTTCTGTTGCCTTTAATGTGGCCTCGGCCAACAGTTTTTTAAACCCTATTCTGTATGTTTTCATGGGCTCAGAATTCCAAGGTATACTCAGGCAGTCTATTTTCTTTCGGCTAAAGAAAGCACTGGCTGAGGATTCACAAATCACTGCAAGGAGCTCCATGTAA
- the LOC102696348 gene encoding chemerin-like receptor 1 isoform X2, which yields MLITKMDDPADYTDGYTDDYPLPEMPGTNIPIVDSVAPEPLKIINIFLQTITCVLGLCGNGLVIWITGFKMKRTVNTTWFLGLAIADFVFCVFLPFTIVNVARDKDWLFDIHMCRALSFILLLNMYVSVFLLTVISVDRCAAVAFPVWSQNHRTVRVASFVVLVAWVSSTVLSLPSLLFRDIQPLHKKVLCIYNYKNSLGLPAHEMVVFMRFIVGFLIPFMLIVLCYSIIAWKLKRRNLAKSSRPLKIMVSIIVAFFICWVPFHGVHILEMYFCDERPVTCTILVSVAFNVASANSFLNPILYVFMGSEFQGILRQSIFFRLKKALAEDSQITARSSM from the exons ATGCTG aTTACAAAAATGGATGACCCTGCAGATTATACTGATGGTTATACTGATGACTATCCCCTACCAGAAATGCCTGGTACAAATATTCCAATTGTAGATTCAGTAGCACCCGAACccttgaaaataataaatatattcttGCAGACAATAACCTGCGTACTGGGATTGTGCGGCAATGGTTTAGTGATCTGGATTACCGGCTTCAAGATGAAGAGAACAGTCAACACCACTTGGTTCCTCGGCTTGGCCATCGCTGACTTTGTGTTCTGTGTCTTCCTTCCATTCACCATCGTGAATGTAGCCAGAGACAAGGACTGGCTCTTCGACATTCACATGTGCAGGGCGCTCTCCTTCATCCTGTTGCTCAACATGTATGTCAGCGTCTTCCTCCTGACCGTCATCAGTGTGGACCGCTGTGCGGCGGTCGCCTTCCCCGTCTGGTCTCAGAACCACCGAACCGTGAGAGTGGCGTCCTTCGTGGTGCTggttgcgtgggtttcctctactGTTCTGAGCCTCCCTTCGCTTCTTTTCCGGGATATTCAGCCCCTTCACAAGAAAGTCCTGTGCATATACAACTACAAGAACAGCTTGGGGCTCCCGGCTCATGAAATGGTTGTGTTCATGAGGTTCATTGTCGGTTTCCTTATTCCTTTCATGCTGATAGTTCTCTGCTACAGTATCATCGCCTGGAAGTTAAAGAGGAGGAATCTTGCCAAATCCTCCAGACCTCTCAAAATCATGGTGAGCATTATTGTGGCTTTTTTTATCTGCTGGGTGCCTTTTCATGGGGTACATATCCTCGAGATGTATTTTTGCGATGAAAGGCCCGTAACTTGCACGATTCTTGTTTCTGTTGCCTTTAATGTGGCCTCGGCCAACAGTTTTTTAAACCCTATTCTGTATGTTTTCATGGGCTCAGAATTCCAAGGTATACTCAGGCAGTCTATTTTCTTTCGGCTAAAGAAAGCACTGGCTGAGGATTCACAAATCACTGCAAGGAGCTCCATGTAA
- the LOC102696348 gene encoding chemerin-like receptor 1 isoform X1, with protein sequence MLLFINSQDVPLVTSCYTLKLKICKWHVTQGCYHFQFEIYWTDTNLEITKMDDPADYTDGYTDDYPLPEMPGTNIPIVDSVAPEPLKIINIFLQTITCVLGLCGNGLVIWITGFKMKRTVNTTWFLGLAIADFVFCVFLPFTIVNVARDKDWLFDIHMCRALSFILLLNMYVSVFLLTVISVDRCAAVAFPVWSQNHRTVRVASFVVLVAWVSSTVLSLPSLLFRDIQPLHKKVLCIYNYKNSLGLPAHEMVVFMRFIVGFLIPFMLIVLCYSIIAWKLKRRNLAKSSRPLKIMVSIIVAFFICWVPFHGVHILEMYFCDERPVTCTILVSVAFNVASANSFLNPILYVFMGSEFQGILRQSIFFRLKKALAEDSQITARSSM encoded by the exons ATGCTG cttttcattaACTCACAAGATGTTCCACTAGTGACTTCTTGCTATACTTTGAAGCTTAAGATCTGCAAGTGGCATGTCACTCAAGGATGCTACCATTTCCAGTTTGAGATATATTGGACAGATACAAACCTAGAG aTTACAAAAATGGATGACCCTGCAGATTATACTGATGGTTATACTGATGACTATCCCCTACCAGAAATGCCTGGTACAAATATTCCAATTGTAGATTCAGTAGCACCCGAACccttgaaaataataaatatattcttGCAGACAATAACCTGCGTACTGGGATTGTGCGGCAATGGTTTAGTGATCTGGATTACCGGCTTCAAGATGAAGAGAACAGTCAACACCACTTGGTTCCTCGGCTTGGCCATCGCTGACTTTGTGTTCTGTGTCTTCCTTCCATTCACCATCGTGAATGTAGCCAGAGACAAGGACTGGCTCTTCGACATTCACATGTGCAGGGCGCTCTCCTTCATCCTGTTGCTCAACATGTATGTCAGCGTCTTCCTCCTGACCGTCATCAGTGTGGACCGCTGTGCGGCGGTCGCCTTCCCCGTCTGGTCTCAGAACCACCGAACCGTGAGAGTGGCGTCCTTCGTGGTGCTggttgcgtgggtttcctctactGTTCTGAGCCTCCCTTCGCTTCTTTTCCGGGATATTCAGCCCCTTCACAAGAAAGTCCTGTGCATATACAACTACAAGAACAGCTTGGGGCTCCCGGCTCATGAAATGGTTGTGTTCATGAGGTTCATTGTCGGTTTCCTTATTCCTTTCATGCTGATAGTTCTCTGCTACAGTATCATCGCCTGGAAGTTAAAGAGGAGGAATCTTGCCAAATCCTCCAGACCTCTCAAAATCATGGTGAGCATTATTGTGGCTTTTTTTATCTGCTGGGTGCCTTTTCATGGGGTACATATCCTCGAGATGTATTTTTGCGATGAAAGGCCCGTAACTTGCACGATTCTTGTTTCTGTTGCCTTTAATGTGGCCTCGGCCAACAGTTTTTTAAACCCTATTCTGTATGTTTTCATGGGCTCAGAATTCCAAGGTATACTCAGGCAGTCTATTTTCTTTCGGCTAAAGAAAGCACTGGCTGAGGATTCACAAATCACTGCAAGGAGCTCCATGTAA